A portion of the Vibrio coralliirubri genome contains these proteins:
- a CDS encoding methyltransferase family protein, which yields MKFLELKVPPVALFIIVFVASYFCAQQLSQGTLALPYGMVVLGIGVALSGVIGISGILEFRKQKTTVNPIKVETASAVVDSGIFGYTRNPMYLGLFILLFCFGYFFQNIFSVLLSFGFVIYMNYFQIKPEERALEQLFGAEYVDYKQKVRRWI from the coding sequence ATGAAATTTCTAGAATTAAAAGTACCACCCGTTGCACTGTTCATTATTGTATTCGTAGCATCATACTTCTGCGCTCAGCAGTTGAGCCAAGGGACACTGGCATTGCCTTATGGAATGGTTGTGTTAGGTATCGGGGTCGCATTGAGTGGTGTGATTGGAATATCAGGGATATTGGAATTTCGAAAACAGAAAACCACCGTTAACCCGATCAAAGTCGAAACCGCATCAGCCGTCGTTGACAGTGGAATTTTTGGCTACACGCGAAACCCAATGTACCTAGGGTTGTTCATCCTGCTGTTTTGCTTTGGCTACTTCTTCCAGAATATCTTCAGTGTGCTACTCAGCTTTGGCTTCGTAATCTACATGAATTACTTCCAAATCAAACCCGAAGAGCGAGCACTAGAACAATTATTCGGTGCAGAATATGTTGATTACAAACAGAAGGTTAGGCGCTGGATTTAG
- a CDS encoding DUF3581 domain-containing protein: MFLTPYFSTEDNQFQFTREQASHFAKKVAADFNPIHDEDNKRFCVPGDLLFAVLLQKEGISQKMRFDFSGMVGNGIALSVDNKCEKESSLVDEKGKEYLHMSCEGEKSHDQAFIEHVVTNYVKFSGMNFPHIMVPLMEEQQMMINCQRPLVIYESMEVEFTRLDLSHPEVEFSGATFDVEGKRGIVTLNFDFKEDGEVVGKGVKRMVASGLKPYDQASVDDLVNRFNERKEMFLAQFAAAA, from the coding sequence ATGTTTCTGACACCTTACTTTTCTACTGAAGACAATCAATTTCAATTCACTCGTGAACAAGCTAGCCACTTTGCTAAAAAAGTAGCCGCTGACTTCAACCCAATTCACGATGAAGACAACAAGCGCTTCTGCGTGCCTGGCGACCTTTTGTTTGCAGTTCTTCTGCAGAAAGAAGGCATCAGCCAAAAAATGCGTTTTGATTTTTCAGGTATGGTTGGTAACGGTATTGCGCTAAGCGTTGACAACAAATGTGAGAAAGAAAGCTCACTGGTTGACGAGAAAGGCAAAGAGTACCTACACATGTCTTGTGAAGGTGAAAAGAGCCACGACCAAGCATTCATCGAGCACGTAGTAACAAACTACGTTAAGTTCTCTGGCATGAACTTCCCACACATCATGGTTCCTCTTATGGAAGAACAACAAATGATGATCAACTGCCAACGTCCTCTTGTGATTTACGAGAGCATGGAAGTTGAATTTACTCGCCTAGACCTGTCTCACCCAGAAGTTGAATTCTCTGGCGCGACTTTTGATGTCGAAGGCAAACGTGGCATCGTGACTCTGAACTTCGATTTTAAAGAAGATGGCGAAGTAGTCGGTAAAGGCGTGAAGCGCATGGTAGCGAGCGGCCTTAAGCCATACGACCAAGCTTCTGTAGACGACCTAGTAAACCGCTTCAACGAGCGCAAAGAGATGTTTCTAGCTCAGTTCGCAGCCGCTGCTTAA
- the hutH gene encoding histidine ammonia-lyase, giving the protein MLNLLLKPGLLGLSELRKISRSPVNLSLDPAAIPDIEASMQVVEQVIAEDRTVYGINTGFGLLANTKIAPEDLEVLQKSIVLSHAAGIGKFMSDETVRLMMVLKINSLSRGYSGIRLKVINALIDLVNAQVYPCVPQKGSVGASGDLAPLAHMSTVLLGEGQARHNGKIITGLEAMQIAGLEPITLAPKEGLALLNGTQASTAFALEGLFAAEDLFASATVCGAMSVEAALGSRRPFDPRIHRVRGHRGQMDAALAYRHMLDQKSEIGESHTCCEKVQDPYSLRCQPQVMGACLQQIRNSAETLNVEANSVSDNPLVFAEDGDIISGGNFHAEPVAMAADNLALAIAEIGSLSERRMALLIDSALSKLPPFLVDNGGVNSGFMIAQVTSAALASENKTLAHPASVDSLPTSANQEDHVSMATFAGRRLRDMAENTRGILAVEYLAAAQGLDFRAPNLSSPRVEEAKQILREKVSFYDKDRYFSPDIEQANLLLKLSVHNHLMPEGILCSF; this is encoded by the coding sequence ATGTTGAACTTATTACTTAAACCAGGACTTCTTGGCCTATCTGAACTTCGTAAAATCAGCCGTAGCCCTGTGAACCTATCTCTGGATCCTGCAGCAATCCCTGATATTGAAGCGAGCATGCAGGTTGTCGAGCAAGTGATTGCTGAAGACCGCACTGTGTATGGCATCAACACGGGTTTTGGCTTACTAGCAAACACCAAGATTGCGCCTGAAGATCTCGAAGTTCTACAGAAAAGTATCGTGCTTTCTCACGCAGCAGGCATCGGCAAGTTCATGTCTGATGAAACCGTGCGTTTGATGATGGTATTGAAGATTAACAGCTTGTCTCGCGGTTACTCGGGTATCCGCCTCAAGGTGATTAATGCTCTTATCGATCTAGTGAACGCGCAGGTTTACCCATGTGTTCCACAGAAAGGATCAGTAGGCGCATCTGGAGATCTTGCTCCCCTCGCCCACATGAGTACCGTTCTGCTAGGTGAAGGCCAAGCACGCCACAACGGCAAAATCATCACTGGCTTAGAAGCAATGCAGATCGCAGGCTTGGAGCCAATCACACTTGCTCCGAAAGAAGGCTTAGCACTATTAAACGGCACACAAGCATCGACTGCATTCGCTTTAGAAGGTCTATTCGCAGCAGAAGACTTGTTCGCTTCTGCGACTGTGTGTGGTGCGATGTCTGTAGAAGCGGCACTGGGTAGTCGTCGCCCGTTTGACCCTCGAATTCATCGTGTTCGTGGTCATCGTGGTCAAATGGATGCAGCCCTTGCTTACCGCCATATGCTTGATCAAAAGAGTGAGATTGGTGAGTCACACACTTGCTGTGAAAAGGTTCAAGACCCTTACTCGCTGCGTTGTCAGCCTCAAGTGATGGGTGCCTGTTTACAGCAAATTCGTAATTCAGCAGAAACGTTAAACGTTGAAGCGAACTCGGTATCGGATAACCCACTGGTATTTGCTGAAGACGGCGACATTATTTCAGGTGGTAACTTCCACGCAGAACCTGTGGCAATGGCAGCCGATAACCTAGCACTTGCGATTGCGGAAATTGGCAGCCTTTCCGAACGAAGAATGGCACTGCTGATTGATAGCGCGCTAAGCAAGCTGCCACCTTTCTTGGTCGATAACGGCGGCGTGAACTCGGGCTTTATGATTGCTCAAGTAACGTCTGCTGCTCTGGCAAGCGAGAATAAAACACTGGCACACCCAGCTTCAGTAGACAGCCTTCCAACATCGGCAAACCAAGAAGATCATGTGTCTATGGCAACCTTTGCGGGTCGTCGACTGCGTGACATGGCAGAAAACACTCGTGGCATCTTGGCCGTTGAATACTTAGCAGCAGCACAAGGCTTGGACTTCCGAGCGCCAAACCTATCTTCACCTCGAGTAGAAGAAGCGAAACAGATTCTGCGTGAAAAAGTGAGCTTCTACGACAAAGACCGTTACTTCTCACCTGATATCGAGCAAGCGAACCTATTGCTCAAATTATCAGTGCACAATCACCTAATGCCTGAAGGTATTCTGTGTAGCTTTTAA
- the hutU gene encoding urocanate hydratase has translation MTEHHNSDPRLDTTREIRAPHGTTLRAKSWLTEAPLRMLMNNLDPDVAEHPHALVVYGGIGRAARDWKCYDKIVEVLERLEDDQTLLVQSGKPVGVFPTHKNAPRVLIANSNLVPHWANWEHFNELDKEGLMMYGQMTAGSWIYIGSQGIVQGTYETFVAIAKKHFQGEANGKWVLTGGLGGMGGAQPLAATMAGFSMIAVECDESRIDYRLRTGYVDKKATSLDEAMAMIKESDTPISVGLLGNAADVFPELVERNITPDVVTDQTSAHDPLNGYLPQGWTMEKAAQERTIDEAKVVKAAKQSMAIQVQAMLDLQYRGAATVDYGNNIRQMALEEGVENAFDFPGFVPAYIRPLFCEGIGPFRWAALSGDPEDIYKTDQKVKELIPDNPHLHNWLDMARERIQFQGLPARICWVGLKDRERLGQAFNEMVKNGELKAPVVIGRDHLDSGSVASPNRETEGMMDGSDAVSDWPLLNALLNTAGGATWVSLHHGGGVGMGFSQHSGMVICCDGSEDASQRIARVLHNDPATGVMRHADAGYDIAKQCAKEQKLDLPMLNEELRRL, from the coding sequence ATGACGGAACACCACAACAGTGACCCTCGTCTCGACACGACTCGCGAAATTCGCGCACCTCATGGCACCACTTTACGCGCTAAATCTTGGTTAACAGAAGCACCACTGCGTATGCTGATGAATAACCTAGACCCTGATGTGGCAGAACACCCACATGCACTGGTTGTGTATGGCGGTATTGGTCGCGCTGCGCGTGATTGGAAATGTTATGACAAGATTGTGGAAGTATTAGAGCGTTTAGAAGACGACCAAACGTTACTTGTTCAATCAGGTAAACCTGTAGGCGTGTTCCCGACTCATAAAAACGCACCTCGCGTACTAATTGCTAACTCGAACCTTGTTCCACACTGGGCGAACTGGGAACACTTCAATGAGCTCGATAAAGAAGGCTTGATGATGTACGGCCAAATGACCGCCGGCAGCTGGATCTACATTGGTTCACAAGGCATCGTTCAAGGTACTTATGAAACATTTGTCGCGATTGCCAAGAAGCACTTCCAAGGTGAAGCAAACGGCAAGTGGGTTCTAACTGGCGGTCTTGGTGGCATGGGTGGTGCTCAACCTCTCGCGGCTACTATGGCTGGCTTCTCAATGATCGCCGTAGAATGTGATGAATCACGAATCGACTACCGCTTACGTACTGGCTATGTAGACAAAAAAGCCACCAGCTTAGATGAAGCGATGGCAATGATTAAAGAGTCAGACACGCCAATCTCTGTTGGCTTATTAGGTAATGCCGCAGACGTATTCCCAGAGCTTGTTGAACGCAATATCACACCTGATGTGGTGACTGACCAAACATCTGCCCACGATCCTCTGAACGGCTACTTGCCGCAAGGTTGGACGATGGAGAAAGCCGCACAAGAGCGCACCATTGATGAAGCAAAAGTGGTGAAAGCCGCGAAACAATCGATGGCGATTCAAGTACAAGCGATGCTAGACCTGCAATACCGTGGCGCTGCAACCGTAGATTACGGTAATAACATTCGCCAAATGGCACTGGAAGAAGGCGTAGAAAACGCGTTTGATTTCCCAGGTTTCGTTCCGGCTTATATTCGACCTTTATTCTGCGAAGGTATTGGTCCTTTCCGTTGGGCTGCGTTGTCTGGTGACCCAGAAGACATCTACAAAACAGACCAAAAAGTAAAAGAACTGATTCCAGACAACCCACATCTACATAACTGGCTAGATATGGCGCGTGAACGTATTCAGTTCCAAGGCCTGCCAGCTCGTATCTGTTGGGTTGGGTTGAAAGACCGTGAACGCTTAGGCCAAGCATTCAATGAAATGGTCAAAAATGGCGAACTGAAAGCACCGGTTGTTATCGGTCGTGACCACCTAGATTCAGGTTCAGTAGCAAGCCCGAACCGCGAAACAGAAGGCATGATGGATGGATCAGATGCAGTATCAGATTGGCCTCTATTGAATGCCCTTCTGAACACCGCGGGCGGCGCAACTTGGGTTTCTTTGCACCACGGTGGTGGCGTTGGTATGGGCTTCTCGCAACACTCAGGCATGGTGATTTGTTGTGACGGTAGTGAAGATGCATCACAGCGTATTGCTCGCGTACTTCATAATGACCCAGCAACCGGCGTTATGCGTCATGCTGATGCAGGTTACGATATTGCCAAGCAATGTGCCAAAGAGCAGAAGCTTGATTTACCTATGCTAAACGAAGAACTTCGTCGCCTTTAA
- the hutG gene encoding formimidoylglutamase codes for MTQSKSNGIQENATTVHNFVWTGRNDLEDGALGTRVHHITKQVQSSDLSNELPGGAIALVGFASDAGVARNKGRVGAKQAPNLIRQALANMAWHSDSRIADLGDIECNDAQLEVSQKQCASVIATALSTNKVITLGGGHEVAWASFQGLAEHLNNIQSEHNPKIGIVNFDAHFDLREFESEIADVKPSSGTPFNQISNYCHIHQWPFHYACLGVSAASNTKALFNKADQLGVWYEHDRDMTQINQVAQLVKLQKFIAECDYLYLTIDLDVFPAATAPGVSAPAARGVSYEALAPFLEQIFKHREKLIIADIAEYNPDYDIDGQTARLAARLCWDIASAMASD; via the coding sequence ATGACTCAATCTAAATCCAACGGTATCCAAGAGAACGCAACTACCGTGCATAACTTTGTGTGGACCGGACGTAATGATCTTGAAGATGGCGCACTCGGTACTCGCGTTCATCACATTACCAAGCAAGTACAAAGTAGTGACTTAAGTAACGAGCTTCCTGGCGGCGCTATCGCCTTAGTTGGCTTTGCCAGCGATGCCGGTGTTGCAAGAAATAAAGGACGCGTGGGCGCGAAACAAGCACCTAACTTGATACGCCAAGCTCTGGCGAATATGGCTTGGCACAGTGACTCACGCATCGCCGATCTCGGTGATATCGAATGCAATGACGCTCAATTAGAAGTCAGCCAAAAACAGTGTGCATCTGTGATTGCCACTGCTCTATCAACTAACAAAGTGATTACCCTTGGCGGTGGTCACGAAGTGGCTTGGGCATCTTTTCAAGGTCTCGCTGAGCACCTGAATAACATTCAATCAGAACACAATCCTAAGATCGGCATCGTTAACTTTGATGCTCACTTTGATCTTCGTGAATTTGAAAGCGAAATCGCCGATGTTAAACCGAGCTCAGGCACGCCTTTTAACCAGATAAGTAATTACTGCCACATACATCAATGGCCGTTTCATTACGCTTGTCTTGGCGTTAGCGCCGCTAGTAATACCAAAGCGCTGTTTAACAAAGCTGACCAACTGGGCGTGTGGTATGAACACGACCGCGACATGACCCAAATAAACCAAGTCGCTCAACTGGTTAAGTTGCAAAAATTCATCGCTGAGTGTGATTACCTCTATCTTACTATCGACCTCGATGTTTTCCCCGCAGCTACTGCGCCGGGCGTCAGTGCACCAGCGGCAAGAGGCGTGAGCTATGAAGCACTCGCTCCTTTTCTAGAACAGATTTTCAAACACCGTGAAAAACTCATTATCGCGGACATTGCGGAATACAACCCAGACTACGACATCGATGGCCAAACGGCTCGATTGGCGGCTCGTTTGTGTTGGGATATTGCCTCTGCAATGGCCAGCGACTAA
- the hutI gene encoding imidazolonepropionase, producing the protein MNLILKNARVVSMSSGADGYQPSSPQDIVIEDGKIVSIYCSNHEAHASEVEQPSTDGSADYITYDCKNKLVTPGLIDCHTHLVFAGNRANEFEQRLNGVSYTDIAKQGGGILATVTATRAAQESELVEMALPRLDGLLRSGVTSIEVKSGYGLTLEDELKMLRAAKALENHRRIKITTTLLAAHAVPPEYKEQPDSYIDLVCQEIIPKAAEQGLADAVDVFCESIGFNLEQTERVFAAAKAHGLAIKGHTEQLSNMGGSALAAKYGALSVDHVEYLDETGVKALAESGTIATLLPGAFYFLKETKQPPIALLREHKIPMAIATDLNPGTSPFADLTLMMNMSCTLFGTTPEEALRGVTCSAAAAIGELQTKGKVEIGYAADLAIWNIDHPADLSYQVGVPHLHKRIVNGEVCHDSI; encoded by the coding sequence ATGAATTTGATCCTCAAAAACGCACGAGTGGTCTCCATGAGTTCGGGAGCCGACGGTTATCAGCCCTCTTCCCCTCAAGATATCGTTATCGAAGACGGTAAGATCGTGTCTATCTATTGTTCAAACCACGAGGCACATGCTTCTGAGGTAGAACAACCGAGCACTGATGGCTCTGCGGATTACATCACCTATGATTGCAAGAACAAACTTGTTACCCCGGGGCTGATTGATTGCCACACACATCTCGTATTTGCAGGTAATCGCGCCAACGAGTTTGAGCAGCGTTTGAATGGTGTCTCTTACACCGACATCGCCAAACAAGGCGGCGGGATTCTTGCGACAGTCACTGCAACACGCGCAGCACAAGAATCTGAACTGGTTGAAATGGCGCTACCTAGACTCGATGGCCTACTAAGAAGTGGCGTCACCAGCATCGAAGTAAAATCGGGCTATGGTTTAACACTTGAAGATGAGCTCAAGATGCTGCGTGCAGCCAAAGCGTTAGAGAATCATCGCCGCATTAAAATCACCACCACTCTCCTTGCAGCGCATGCTGTGCCACCTGAATATAAAGAACAACCGGACAGCTATATTGATCTGGTTTGCCAAGAGATCATTCCTAAAGCTGCAGAGCAAGGGCTCGCCGATGCCGTTGACGTGTTCTGCGAATCTATCGGCTTCAACCTAGAACAAACCGAACGCGTCTTTGCAGCTGCGAAAGCACATGGGCTGGCGATTAAAGGCCACACTGAACAACTTTCGAACATGGGTGGCAGCGCACTTGCAGCAAAATACGGCGCACTCTCTGTTGACCATGTTGAATACCTTGATGAAACCGGAGTAAAAGCACTGGCGGAATCGGGCACAATTGCGACCTTATTACCCGGTGCTTTCTACTTCTTGAAAGAGACTAAACAGCCGCCTATCGCCCTACTTCGTGAACACAAGATTCCAATGGCAATAGCGACCGACTTAAACCCCGGCACTTCACCCTTTGCTGATTTAACGCTGATGATGAACATGAGCTGCACCCTGTTTGGCACGACACCTGAAGAAGCATTGCGTGGTGTAACTTGTAGCGCTGCCGCTGCCATTGGTGAGTTACAAACCAAAGGAAAAGTCGAAATCGGTTATGCCGCAGATTTAGCTATCTGGAATATCGACCACCCTGCCGATCTAAGCTATCAAGTCGGTGTTCCTCATCTGCATAAACGCATTGTTAATGGCGAGGTGTGTCATGACTCAATCTAA
- the hutC gene encoding histidine utilization repressor has translation MSKAPLYLQIKQFIDDKITNGHWPVGYQITTELELTEQFNVSRMTVNKAIRDLVSEGKLIRKPRLGTFVCEPDEKAQSPLLDINNIAQEIKDRGQTYTSQVIKHDSIKADESTATRLGVMINAEVFYSEIIHFADNAPIQLEARWVNSQAAPKYLEQDFSTSTPNEYLSKSCPLSAIEHTVEAIIPDSQIRTSLKLSESEPCLLLNRRTWSKERLISFALLYHPGSRYKLSSKILLD, from the coding sequence ATGTCGAAAGCGCCGCTCTACCTTCAGATAAAACAGTTCATAGACGACAAAATTACCAATGGTCACTGGCCGGTGGGTTATCAAATCACCACCGAACTTGAACTCACCGAGCAGTTCAATGTGAGTAGAATGACAGTCAATAAAGCCATTCGCGATCTTGTGTCTGAAGGCAAGCTCATCAGGAAGCCAAGACTGGGTACATTTGTTTGTGAACCCGATGAAAAGGCGCAATCTCCGCTGCTTGATATCAACAACATCGCGCAAGAGATCAAAGACCGTGGCCAAACGTATACTAGCCAAGTTATCAAGCACGATAGTATCAAGGCTGATGAAAGCACGGCTACGCGGTTAGGTGTGATGATTAACGCAGAGGTCTTCTATAGTGAAATCATCCACTTTGCGGACAATGCGCCGATACAATTGGAAGCGCGTTGGGTGAATTCTCAAGCCGCTCCAAAATACCTAGAGCAAGACTTTTCAACCTCTACACCCAACGAATATCTTTCAAAAAGCTGCCCGTTAAGTGCTATCGAGCACACGGTTGAAGCCATTATTCCAGACTCTCAAATCAGAACGTCACTAAAGCTATCTGAATCAGAGCCTTGCCTTCTTTTGAATAGAAGAACATGGAGCAAAGAACGCCTCATCAGCTTTGCATTGCTCTACCATCCTGGCTCTAGGTACAAATTAAGCTCCAAGATACTTCTAGATTAA
- a CDS encoding sporulation protein → MFKKLKASLGIGAAKVDTVLDNIEVFQGGELSGNVHIVGGDVEQQIDLINLVLNTEVKVETEDSTSYETFSLGRIQAVEPFVIQPGETKLVPFRLKLNDETPVTALNAQMNQCHVWVETNLDIGFAIDPKDRDFISVHPLPTVAKIIQGVEASGMAMVKADVEKGFLKGNSFASRSGCYQEIEFRSGGFMNNKEIELSFIVEGSMVHCLAEIDRSMSFRGDQYISFSLPANAADSDIRNAVSRIMSA, encoded by the coding sequence ATGTTTAAGAAATTAAAGGCCTCGTTGGGCATCGGTGCAGCAAAAGTTGATACTGTCTTAGATAATATTGAAGTTTTCCAAGGTGGAGAGTTGTCTGGCAATGTTCACATTGTTGGTGGCGACGTTGAGCAACAAATCGACCTGATTAACTTGGTTCTCAACACAGAAGTAAAAGTCGAAACGGAAGACAGCACCAGCTACGAAACTTTTTCACTGGGTCGTATTCAAGCCGTTGAGCCTTTCGTGATCCAACCAGGTGAAACCAAATTGGTGCCATTCCGTCTTAAGTTAAATGATGAAACGCCAGTCACCGCCTTGAACGCACAAATGAACCAATGCCATGTGTGGGTTGAAACCAACCTAGATATCGGCTTCGCGATTGATCCTAAAGACCGTGATTTCATTTCCGTTCATCCACTGCCAACAGTCGCTAAAATTATCCAAGGTGTGGAAGCATCGGGCATGGCAATGGTGAAAGCAGACGTCGAGAAGGGCTTCTTGAAAGGCAACAGCTTTGCTTCTCGCTCCGGCTGTTACCAAGAGATCGAATTTCGCAGCGGTGGCTTTATGAATAACAAAGAGATCGAGTTGTCATTCATCGTTGAAGGTTCAATGGTTCACTGCCTAGCAGAAATCGACCGCTCAATGAGCTTCCGTGGCGACCAATACATCTCATTCAGCTTGCCAGCTAACGCGGCCGACTCAGACATCCGCAACGCTGTATCAAGAATCATGAGTGCGTAG
- a CDS encoding DUF3187 family protein, with protein sequence MFSAPNAWANKDYGPLISYTQAPLQSVRLTPSLRSGFPLEENKVEVFTALTAASIWAHSHDYHLDYYQNQLQTGLRWQLTKAWQVELNYRWLYAANNHLDKITINFHDLFSIDQAGRDQKDRHQFDIYAPDHGVNNRDFSGDTLTSAFTLYTQYQIIDIENHGLSFGVSLYHNNVSHGAFKGNSTEQSAQLNYAYQLDINTFYTSLGLANQSSREAENSFSHKKTTWSWMGGYQLTLFENHELHLEYRWYEGAEDGDTEFSEAANEMMFGYRYLMQRSAVEISIIENVFNMDNSTDVAFQLAYRHQW encoded by the coding sequence ATGTTTTCTGCGCCAAACGCATGGGCCAACAAAGATTACGGCCCCTTAATCAGTTATACCCAAGCACCACTGCAGTCGGTTCGCCTCACCCCGTCGCTCCGTTCAGGCTTCCCTCTTGAAGAGAATAAGGTTGAAGTATTTACAGCCTTAACTGCCGCGAGTATCTGGGCCCACTCTCACGACTATCACTTAGACTATTATCAAAACCAACTTCAAACAGGCCTACGATGGCAATTGACCAAAGCATGGCAAGTTGAACTCAATTACCGCTGGTTATACGCCGCCAATAATCATCTCGACAAAATTACCATTAACTTTCACGACCTATTTAGCATCGACCAAGCGGGTCGAGATCAGAAAGACAGACACCAATTCGACATCTATGCACCAGACCATGGCGTCAATAATCGAGACTTCTCCGGCGACACATTAACTAGCGCTTTCACGCTCTACACCCAATATCAGATCATAGATATAGAAAACCACGGCTTATCTTTTGGCGTCTCGCTTTATCATAACAACGTCAGCCACGGTGCATTTAAGGGAAACAGCACCGAACAAAGCGCTCAACTCAACTATGCATACCAACTCGACATCAATACCTTCTATACCAGCTTAGGGTTAGCGAATCAGTCTAGTAGAGAAGCGGAGAATAGCTTTTCACATAAGAAGACGACATGGTCATGGATGGGCGGCTATCAACTCACGCTATTTGAAAACCATGAGTTGCACCTTGAATACCGTTGGTATGAAGGCGCAGAAGATGGTGACACTGAGTTTTCAGAAGCCGCGAATGAAATGATGTTTGGCTATCGCTATCTGATGCAACGCTCGGCAGTTGAGATATCCATAATCGAGAACGTCTTCAATATGGACAACTCCACCGATGTTGCTTTTCAATTGGCCTATCGGCACCAGTGGTAA